The following are encoded in a window of Microbacterium sp. LWO13-1.2 genomic DNA:
- the dgt gene encoding dGTP triphosphohydrolase, with product MPQDGLDPRQTRRMPEMLDEFQRAEGHPHFRVDVERIRFSPFYSRLSAVTQVISQTGAGLAVHNRLTHSIKVAAVARAIATHLSTRTDEASRIVAELGGAHPVVVQAAAAAHDLGHPPFGHLGEHTLDRLARARFGLTEGFEGNAQTYRILTRLDEHDRPGVGLNLTAAVRAAVLKYPWRRGLGGIRRGGTSKFNYYAVDEQDARQALAAYPLIGEGQQTAECSIMDISDDIAYSLHDLEDFYRAGLLTPTTLSTEFRAWHRDLTRLRVADQDFLAADTRTPGHSLELLWRRLRGKDGWIADADAFGAAVAKVGAEVIDGLLAEPFDGSLSSERSLARFTTAWIARLQSSIEVHRNPDIRSGHVSLNRQAWHEVAVLKFLHERFILERPDLTVYQRGQASVLERLVSGFAAWLDDPLDARRAPRRLLDLVQLADDDYRRLRKDAPELLETHTATELHAFARGRGIIDYVASLTDAQAVSLDAMLAGRTERLWDAGQGL from the coding sequence ATGCCTCAAGACGGACTCGACCCCCGCCAGACCCGACGCATGCCGGAGATGCTCGACGAGTTCCAGCGCGCCGAGGGGCACCCGCACTTCCGCGTCGACGTGGAGCGCATCCGCTTCTCCCCCTTCTACTCACGGCTCTCCGCGGTCACCCAGGTGATCTCGCAGACCGGCGCCGGGCTCGCCGTGCACAACAGGCTCACCCATTCGATCAAGGTCGCGGCCGTGGCACGGGCGATCGCGACGCACCTGTCGACGCGTACCGACGAGGCGAGCCGGATCGTCGCCGAGCTCGGCGGCGCGCATCCGGTCGTGGTCCAGGCCGCCGCAGCAGCGCACGACCTCGGTCATCCCCCGTTCGGGCACCTGGGTGAGCACACTCTCGATCGCCTGGCGCGCGCCCGGTTCGGGCTGACCGAGGGATTCGAGGGGAACGCGCAGACCTACCGCATCCTCACCCGCCTCGACGAGCACGATCGCCCGGGCGTCGGACTCAATCTCACCGCGGCGGTGCGCGCCGCCGTGCTGAAGTACCCCTGGCGGCGCGGCCTCGGCGGAATCCGCCGCGGCGGCACGAGCAAGTTCAACTACTACGCGGTCGACGAGCAGGACGCACGTCAGGCGCTCGCCGCCTATCCCCTGATCGGCGAGGGACAGCAGACGGCCGAGTGCTCCATCATGGACATCTCCGACGACATCGCCTACTCGCTGCACGATCTCGAGGACTTCTATCGCGCCGGCCTACTGACCCCCACGACGCTTTCCACCGAGTTCCGGGCTTGGCACCGCGACCTCACCCGGCTCCGCGTCGCCGACCAGGACTTCCTCGCCGCCGATACCAGGACTCCGGGGCACTCGCTCGAGCTGCTCTGGCGCCGGCTCCGCGGCAAAGACGGCTGGATCGCGGATGCGGATGCCTTCGGCGCAGCCGTGGCGAAGGTCGGCGCCGAGGTGATCGACGGGCTCCTCGCCGAACCGTTCGATGGCTCCCTCTCCAGCGAGCGGTCCCTCGCGAGATTCACGACGGCATGGATCGCGCGCCTGCAGTCGTCGATCGAAGTGCACCGGAACCCCGACATCCGCTCGGGCCACGTCAGCCTGAACCGGCAGGCCTGGCACGAGGTCGCAGTGCTCAAGTTTCTGCACGAGCGGTTCATCCTCGAACGCCCGGATCTCACCGTCTACCAGCGCGGACAGGCCAGCGTCCTGGAGCGGCTCGTCAGCGGCTTCGCCGCCTGGCTCGACGACCCCCTCGACGCCCGCCGCGCCCCGCGCCGACTGCTCGACCTCGTGCAGCTCGCCGACGACGACTATCGCCGGTTGCGGAAAGATGCGCCGGAGCTGCTCGAGACGCACACCGCCACGGAACTCCATGCTTTCGCCCGTGGCCGCGGCATCATCGACTACGTCGCCTCGCTCACGGACGCCCAGGCCGTGTCGCTCGACGCGATGCTGGCGGGTCGGACCGAGCGTCTGTGGGATGCCGGTCAGGGGCTGTGA
- a CDS encoding response regulator transcription factor encodes MIRVVLVDDQALFRAGIRMLVASQPDLDVVGEAGDGRQALDVVRETRPDVVLMDIRMPVMDGLTATAEILSQPDPPRIVMLTTFDLDEAAARAIRQGASGFLLKDADPEFLLAAIRTVHSGSSVIAASATRDLFQHFTEAPKPVPPQYADLTDREREIFALAARGLSNAEIAAREYLSEATVKTHISRILAKLALRDRVQLVVFAFEHGLN; translated from the coding sequence ATGATCAGGGTCGTTCTCGTGGATGATCAGGCGCTGTTCCGTGCCGGCATCCGCATGCTCGTCGCCTCCCAACCCGACCTCGATGTCGTCGGCGAAGCGGGAGACGGCCGTCAGGCCCTCGACGTGGTGCGGGAGACCCGGCCCGACGTCGTGCTGATGGATATCCGGATGCCGGTGATGGACGGGCTCACCGCGACGGCGGAGATCCTCTCCCAGCCCGATCCACCGCGCATCGTGATGCTCACGACCTTCGACCTCGACGAGGCCGCCGCGCGGGCGATCCGCCAGGGGGCGAGCGGCTTTCTGCTGAAGGACGCCGATCCGGAGTTCCTGCTCGCCGCGATCCGCACCGTGCATTCGGGGTCGTCGGTGATCGCGGCATCCGCCACCCGCGACCTCTTCCAGCACTTCACCGAGGCGCCGAAGCCGGTTCCGCCTCAGTACGCCGACCTCACCGACCGCGAACGGGAGATCTTCGCTCTCGCCGCTCGGGGTCTGTCGAATGCCGAGATCGCTGCCCGTGAGTACCTCAGCGAGGCGACCGTGAAGACGCACATCAGCAGGATCCTCGCCAAGCTGGCGCTGCGTGATCGGGTGCAGCTGGTGGTGTTCGCGTTCGAGCACGGGCTGAACTGA
- a CDS encoding histidine kinase: MIRPVSRTWLVLDIVGAVIGFAVTAPLSFLAGTNELSVWIHSGPIAVTIYVVVGVILWGAAAISRLSPALALGIAWIGAVIQMGAGLPPSAYNIAILLVLFATSAWGSRRVLWIGGVSALVGGVLGGIYFALIWSGLLTDASSTLRVATSAALIGSVFVLAMVMSWGTGLLWRVVVKGRETQVAKAQAEAVAAEEQERVRIARDMHDIVAHSLAVVIAQADGARYAAAVQPELAQEALGTIAQTARGALSDVRMLLTQLRHRQGDGPQPTLADLETLFAQVRHAGVEPRITVDPMPPGEPPAAIQLAVYRILQEALTNAIRHGDGAVDVHLAWLLDRVDIQVRNTVTGERVVGQGGHGVIGMRERAQLVGGNLQAEHQGAQFVVRATLPIGGRA; the protein is encoded by the coding sequence GTGATCCGCCCCGTCTCCCGTACCTGGCTCGTGCTCGACATCGTCGGCGCGGTCATCGGCTTCGCCGTGACGGCGCCGCTGTCCTTCCTTGCCGGTACGAATGAGCTGAGCGTCTGGATCCACTCCGGTCCCATCGCCGTCACGATCTATGTCGTCGTCGGCGTGATCCTTTGGGGTGCGGCCGCGATCAGTCGCCTCTCGCCCGCGCTCGCCCTCGGAATCGCGTGGATCGGGGCGGTCATCCAGATGGGGGCTGGGCTCCCGCCGTCTGCGTACAACATCGCCATTCTCCTCGTCCTGTTCGCGACATCGGCATGGGGAAGCAGGCGGGTGCTGTGGATCGGCGGCGTCTCGGCACTCGTTGGCGGGGTGCTGGGCGGCATCTACTTCGCGTTGATCTGGTCAGGACTTCTGACCGATGCCTCGAGCACCCTGAGGGTCGCGACGAGTGCGGCGCTGATCGGCTCGGTCTTCGTGCTCGCGATGGTGATGTCGTGGGGGACCGGACTGCTGTGGCGAGTGGTGGTGAAGGGGCGGGAGACGCAGGTGGCCAAGGCCCAGGCCGAAGCCGTCGCCGCGGAGGAGCAGGAACGAGTGCGGATCGCCCGGGACATGCACGACATCGTCGCGCACTCACTCGCGGTCGTGATCGCCCAAGCCGACGGCGCGCGCTACGCGGCCGCCGTGCAGCCCGAGCTGGCGCAGGAAGCCCTGGGTACGATCGCGCAGACCGCACGCGGTGCGCTCTCCGATGTCCGGATGCTGCTCACCCAGCTCCGCCATCGCCAGGGCGACGGCCCGCAACCGACGCTGGCCGACCTCGAGACGCTGTTCGCGCAGGTGCGGCACGCCGGGGTCGAGCCCCGCATCACCGTCGATCCGATGCCTCCGGGCGAGCCGCCGGCGGCGATCCAGCTCGCGGTGTATCGCATCCTGCAGGAGGCGCTCACGAACGCGATCCGGCACGGCGACGGCGCGGTCGACGTGCACCTCGCCTGGCTCCTTGATCGCGTCGACATCCAGGTGCGCAACACCGTGACCGGCGAGCGGGTCGTCGGCCAGGGAGGGCACGGCGTCATCGGCATGCGCGAGCGCGCGCAACTCGTCGGCGGTAACCTGCAGGCTGAGCATCAGGGCGCACAGTTCGTCGTCCGGGCGACGCTCCCCATCGGAGGCAGGGCATGA
- a CDS encoding class I SAM-dependent methyltransferase: MASYTHGHHESVLRSHNTRNIANSAEYLRPHLGASTRLLDVGAGPGTITMDFASVVDRVTATEIDDAALSLSRELAASRGVTNVDFSVEDVHALSLADDSFDVVHAHQVLQHVADPVQALREMRRVTVPGGIVAARDADYAGFIWFPLLPELDRWLELYRAAARANGGEPDAGRQLLSWARQAGFTDVRATASTWCYATPDERAWWGGMWADRILESALARQLVREGRATTTDLQAISDAWKRWADAEDGWYLVPHGEILCRA; encoded by the coding sequence ATGGCCTCGTACACGCACGGACATCACGAATCCGTCCTCCGTTCGCACAACACCAGGAACATCGCGAATTCGGCGGAGTACCTCCGGCCCCACCTCGGCGCCTCGACGCGACTTCTCGACGTGGGAGCGGGACCGGGCACGATCACGATGGACTTCGCCAGCGTCGTCGATCGGGTCACCGCGACGGAGATCGATGATGCGGCGCTGTCGCTGTCGCGCGAACTCGCCGCGAGCCGTGGGGTGACGAACGTCGACTTCTCCGTCGAGGACGTGCACGCCCTGAGCTTGGCCGATGACAGCTTCGACGTCGTGCACGCGCATCAGGTGCTGCAGCACGTGGCTGACCCGGTGCAGGCGTTGCGTGAGATGCGCCGTGTCACGGTGCCCGGTGGCATCGTCGCCGCGCGCGACGCCGACTATGCGGGCTTCATCTGGTTCCCGCTGCTTCCGGAGCTGGATCGGTGGCTCGAGCTCTATCGCGCTGCGGCACGGGCGAACGGCGGAGAGCCCGACGCCGGCCGGCAGCTGCTGTCCTGGGCGCGGCAGGCGGGTTTCACGGATGTCCGCGCCACCGCGTCGACCTGGTGCTACGCGACGCCGGACGAACGCGCGTGGTGGGGCGGGATGTGGGCAGACCGTATTCTCGAGTCCGCGTTGGCCAGGCAGTTGGTGCGGGAGGGTCGCGCGACCACCACGGATCTGCAGGCGATCAGCGACGCGTGGAAGCGCTGGGCGGATGCCGAAGACGGCTGGTACCTCGTGCCCCACGGCGAGATCCTCTGCCGCGCCTGA
- a CDS encoding AMP-binding protein translates to MVSLIPTDADDPVEVFAALRHALDGGPALGFGMLAGAPERVPDGTAAVIATSGSSGVPKRVSLSGEALRASAEATAARIGSGRWLLALPVGYVAGLQVLVRSALAGTEPVAPEGRFSPSSFAEATLSMVRRGDEALFTALVPAQLATLLDAADEPGVRAALRAYRAILVGGQALPEPLRERAADLGAPLVRTYGSTETSGGCVYDGVPLDTVAVHAVDGELHLAGPMLADGYLGDAELTARTFVRDRHGIRWYRTGDLGLVDEDGIVRVHGRADNVIVSGGINISLDRVERIVRLVPGLHQAVVVGVEDARWGEASVIVAARGEALRRSESEQLAHAREVVAAELGKHARPARLILVDELATLPSGKPDRDSIRRAVADLH, encoded by the coding sequence ATGGTCTCGCTGATTCCGACGGATGCCGACGACCCCGTCGAGGTGTTCGCCGCACTGCGCCACGCCCTCGACGGCGGGCCGGCGCTCGGATTCGGAATGCTCGCCGGCGCGCCGGAGCGGGTGCCGGACGGCACAGCGGCGGTCATCGCGACCTCCGGATCCAGCGGCGTCCCGAAGAGGGTCTCACTGAGCGGCGAAGCGCTGCGGGCGAGCGCAGAGGCGACCGCGGCTCGGATCGGCAGCGGGCGCTGGTTGCTGGCTCTCCCGGTGGGTTACGTCGCCGGGCTCCAGGTGCTGGTGCGCTCGGCGCTCGCCGGTACCGAGCCCGTCGCGCCGGAGGGGCGGTTCTCTCCCAGCTCGTTCGCAGAGGCGACGCTGTCGATGGTGCGCCGGGGCGACGAAGCGCTGTTCACCGCTCTCGTGCCGGCGCAGCTCGCCACGCTCCTCGATGCGGCTGACGAACCAGGGGTACGTGCGGCACTGCGGGCGTACCGGGCGATCCTCGTCGGCGGCCAGGCGCTGCCCGAGCCACTGCGGGAGCGGGCCGCTGATCTCGGTGCTCCGCTCGTGCGCACCTACGGATCGACCGAGACGAGCGGCGGGTGCGTCTACGACGGCGTGCCGCTCGACACGGTCGCTGTGCACGCCGTCGATGGCGAGCTGCACCTCGCCGGCCCGATGCTCGCCGACGGCTATCTCGGCGATGCAGAGTTGACGGCGCGAACGTTCGTGCGCGACCGGCACGGCATCCGCTGGTACCGCACCGGCGATCTCGGGCTCGTCGACGAGGACGGCATTGTGCGGGTGCACGGCAGGGCCGACAACGTCATCGTCTCGGGCGGCATCAACATCTCACTCGACCGCGTCGAGCGCATCGTGCGCCTGGTGCCAGGGCTGCATCAGGCGGTGGTCGTCGGGGTGGAGGACGCACGCTGGGGAGAGGCATCCGTCATCGTCGCCGCCCGCGGTGAGGCGCTCCGCCGCAGCGAGTCCGAGCAGCTGGCCCATGCCCGCGAGGTGGTGGCTGCCGAGCTCGGCAAGCACGCCAGACCCGCGCGGCTCATCCTCGTGGACGAGTTGGCGACGCTCCCATCCGGCAAGCCCGATCGCGACAGCATCCGTCGGGCCGTCGCCGACCTGCACTGA
- a CDS encoding 1,4-dihydroxy-2-naphthoyl-CoA synthase, with amino-acid sequence MANAFVSDLFDPAEWVLAPGVDGKSAAEYTDITAHVSHDGGVARIAFNRPEVRNAFRPHTVDELYRALDIARQDPKIGAVLLTGNGPSPKDGGWAFCSGGDQRIRGRDGYKYSDDETAVQNPARAGRLHILEVQRLIRFMPKVVIAVVPGWAAGGGHSLHVVCDLTIASAEEARFKQTDADVGSFDAGYGSAYMARQTGQKFAREVFFLAEEYSAQRAYEAGAVNRVVPHAELEREALKMARTVLTKSPTAIRMLKFAFNAVDDGLVGQQVFAGEATRLAYGTDEAVEGRDSFLEKRDPDWSSFPWHY; translated from the coding sequence GTGGCCAACGCATTCGTCTCCGACCTGTTCGATCCCGCCGAATGGGTGCTCGCGCCCGGTGTCGACGGAAAGAGTGCCGCCGAGTACACCGACATCACCGCGCACGTCTCGCACGACGGTGGCGTCGCCCGCATCGCGTTCAACCGCCCTGAGGTGCGCAACGCCTTCCGCCCGCACACCGTCGACGAGCTCTACCGGGCTCTCGACATCGCGCGCCAGGATCCGAAGATCGGCGCCGTGCTCCTCACCGGAAACGGGCCGAGCCCGAAGGACGGCGGCTGGGCGTTCTGCTCCGGTGGCGATCAGCGCATCCGCGGTCGCGACGGCTACAAGTACTCCGACGACGAGACGGCTGTGCAGAACCCGGCGCGAGCAGGGCGCCTGCACATCCTCGAGGTGCAACGCCTCATCCGCTTCATGCCCAAGGTCGTCATCGCTGTCGTTCCCGGCTGGGCTGCCGGTGGCGGGCACTCCCTGCACGTCGTCTGCGACCTGACCATCGCGAGCGCCGAAGAGGCGCGGTTCAAGCAGACGGATGCCGACGTCGGATCCTTCGACGCCGGCTACGGCTCGGCGTACATGGCGCGCCAGACCGGACAGAAGTTCGCGCGCGAGGTGTTCTTCCTCGCCGAGGAGTACTCGGCGCAGCGCGCCTATGAAGCAGGCGCTGTGAACCGCGTCGTCCCGCACGCCGAACTCGAGCGTGAAGCGCTGAAGATGGCGCGCACCGTGCTCACCAAATCGCCCACCGCGATCCGCATGCTGAAGTTCGCCTTCAACGCCGTCGACGACGGTCTCGTCGGCCAGCAGGTCTTCGCCGGTGAGGCCACCCGCCTCGCATACGGCACCGACGAGGCGGTCGAGGGGCGCGACTCCTTCCTCGAGAAGCGCGACCCGGACTGGTCCTCCTTCCCCTGGCACTACTAG
- a CDS encoding permease prefix domain 1-containing protein, producing MSTNTLTERYIAATVKSLTPTAQDDVRAELEASISDAVEARVEQGESRTDAERAVLTELGDPGILAAGYADQPLHLIGPKYFLTWWRLLKLLLVIVPICAMGGVALAQALDRASVGEIIGAAIGVGISVIVHVCFWVTLVFFVLERTGADTGVKWDVDQLPEPTPSGAGRADAIASLVFLAIGVGAVFWDAFIGFFPTGGDPIPLLNPGLWPWGISLFFALIVAEALLSVAVYAKRRWTVGAAVINTLLAVAFAVWSVTLLVRGELINPQFLSFVFTGNGVESDTMEVLTVITGFALVAFAAWDAVDGWIKTMRARRA from the coding sequence ATGTCCACGAACACACTGACCGAGCGCTACATCGCGGCCACGGTCAAGAGCCTGACGCCGACCGCGCAGGACGACGTCCGCGCCGAACTCGAGGCGTCGATCTCCGACGCCGTCGAAGCGCGCGTCGAGCAGGGCGAGAGCCGGACGGATGCCGAGCGCGCCGTCCTCACCGAGCTCGGCGACCCCGGCATTCTGGCCGCCGGCTACGCCGATCAGCCGCTGCACCTGATCGGTCCGAAGTACTTCCTGACCTGGTGGCGCCTGCTGAAGCTCCTGCTGGTCATCGTGCCGATCTGCGCGATGGGCGGCGTCGCGCTCGCGCAGGCGCTGGACCGAGCCTCCGTCGGCGAGATCATCGGCGCCGCGATCGGCGTGGGCATCTCGGTCATCGTGCACGTCTGCTTCTGGGTGACGCTGGTCTTCTTCGTGCTCGAGCGCACCGGCGCCGACACCGGGGTGAAATGGGATGTCGACCAGCTGCCGGAACCGACGCCGAGCGGCGCAGGGCGGGCAGACGCCATCGCGTCACTCGTGTTCCTCGCGATCGGGGTCGGGGCGGTGTTCTGGGATGCCTTCATCGGGTTCTTCCCGACCGGCGGCGATCCCATTCCGCTGCTGAACCCGGGACTGTGGCCGTGGGGGATCAGCCTCTTCTTCGCACTGATCGTGGCTGAGGCGCTGCTGTCGGTCGCCGTGTACGCGAAGCGGCGGTGGACCGTCGGCGCTGCGGTGATCAACACCCTGCTGGCCGTCGCCTTCGCCGTCTGGTCGGTCACGCTGCTCGTGCGCGGCGAGCTGATCAACCCGCAGTTCCTGAGCTTCGTCTTCACCGGCAACGGGGTCGAGAGCGACACGATGGAAGTCCTCACCGTCATCACCGGCTTCGCCCTCGTGGCGTTCGCCGCGTGGGATGCGGTGGACGGCTGGATCAAGACCATGCGTGCGCGCCGCGCGTGA
- a CDS encoding PadR family transcriptional regulator: MNEILDTHLQELRRGTIVLACLQLLRAPGYGYGLLEDLERRGFATDANTLYPLLRRLEKQEYLTSEWNTDEARPRKFYRTSDAGMRLADTLTDEWRSLTTAIAGLTAEEN, encoded by the coding sequence ATGAACGAGATCCTCGATACGCACCTGCAGGAACTGCGGCGCGGCACGATCGTGCTGGCGTGCCTGCAGCTGCTGCGCGCCCCGGGGTACGGCTACGGACTGCTCGAAGATCTCGAGCGCCGCGGCTTCGCCACCGACGCCAACACGCTCTACCCGCTGCTCCGCCGTCTGGAGAAGCAGGAGTACCTCACGAGCGAGTGGAACACCGACGAGGCGCGGCCTCGCAAGTTCTACCGCACCTCGGATGCCGGCATGCGCCTCGCCGACACCCTCACCGACGAATGGCGATCGCTGACCACTGCGATCGCGGGTCTCACCGCAGAGGAGAACTGA
- a CDS encoding GNAT family N-acetyltransferase produces MSVEITRIDPFDDAAVDAWWDAYATAERADRGPAAPLWSREESRSELQQDSTVVERRAFLLRSDGLVVGSASLALPRKDNTHIAHLAVCVRPEHRRRGFGSTALAFLEGEALNADRTTAQSAASWPHELGPEGAGAPGREFARRHGYTLALGDLQSRLPLPVDPALLDRIEADIADAIAGYEIRSWVGRVPDDVVEGWAILDASVDTEAPSGDLDIEPVTPDVSSIRESEELIERQSRTSFGTIALAADGSAAAYTQLVVSGDDGNAYQWGTLVRGADRGHRLGTAVKLANLRMLQHEAPQARAVYTYNAESNAHMLAVNILLGFRPSERMGELQKRLLG; encoded by the coding sequence ATGTCAGTGGAGATCACACGCATCGACCCGTTCGACGACGCCGCGGTCGATGCCTGGTGGGATGCCTACGCCACGGCCGAACGCGCGGATCGCGGCCCCGCCGCGCCGCTGTGGAGTCGCGAGGAATCGCGCAGCGAACTGCAGCAGGACTCGACGGTGGTGGAGCGCCGCGCTTTCCTCCTGCGCTCGGACGGCCTCGTCGTCGGATCAGCAAGTCTGGCGCTGCCCCGCAAGGACAACACGCACATCGCGCACCTCGCGGTGTGCGTCCGCCCGGAACACCGACGCCGCGGTTTCGGCTCCACGGCGTTGGCGTTCCTCGAGGGCGAGGCGCTGAACGCCGACCGCACCACCGCGCAGTCGGCGGCGTCGTGGCCGCACGAGCTCGGGCCCGAGGGAGCCGGCGCACCCGGCCGAGAGTTCGCTCGGCGGCATGGATACACGCTCGCGCTCGGCGATCTGCAGAGCCGCCTGCCTCTCCCGGTCGACCCCGCTCTCTTGGACCGCATCGAGGCAGACATCGCTGATGCGATCGCGGGTTACGAGATCCGCAGCTGGGTCGGCCGCGTGCCCGATGACGTCGTCGAGGGCTGGGCGATCCTCGATGCATCGGTCGATACCGAAGCGCCGAGCGGCGATCTCGACATCGAGCCGGTCACGCCAGACGTCAGCAGCATCCGCGAGTCGGAAGAACTCATCGAACGACAGAGCCGTACATCCTTCGGCACGATCGCTCTGGCGGCAGACGGTTCAGCAGCGGCGTACACGCAGCTGGTGGTCTCCGGCGACGACGGCAACGCCTACCAATGGGGCACCCTGGTTCGCGGCGCCGACCGCGGGCACCGGCTGGGCACGGCGGTGAAACTGGCGAACCTGCGGATGCTGCAGCACGAGGCACCGCAGGCCCGCGCCGTCTACACCTACAACGCCGAGTCGAACGCGCACATGCTGGCCGTGAACATCCTGCTCGGCTTCCGCCCGAGCGAGCGGATGGGCGAACTGCAGAAGCGCCTCCTCGGCTGA
- a CDS encoding o-succinylbenzoate synthase: MLPTTLADLLDSARVVALPMHTRFRGVDTREALLFEGPEGWAEFSPFLEYGDDEASVWLSAAIDFAWRAQPEPLRDRVNVNATVPAVDAARVAEVLSRFAGCRTTKVKVAEPGQALSDDIARVRAVREVMGPEGRIRIDANGAWNVDEAERAVHALNEFDLEYVEQPCATVPELAELRQRVKYMGIPVAADESVRKSSDPLAVARAGAADLLVIKAQPLGGVTHALQLVTAAGLPAVVSSALDTAIGLSQGVTLAAALPRLDYDCGLGTSSLFLDDVADFRAENGSIPVGRVTPDAAALERLAASADRREWWLARLERCYEVLAAR; encoded by the coding sequence ATGCTCCCGACGACGCTCGCAGATCTCCTCGATTCGGCCAGGGTGGTCGCACTCCCGATGCACACGCGCTTCCGCGGCGTCGACACCAGGGAGGCGCTCCTGTTCGAAGGACCGGAGGGATGGGCGGAATTCTCGCCGTTCCTCGAGTACGGCGACGACGAGGCATCCGTCTGGCTGTCAGCCGCGATCGACTTCGCCTGGCGTGCACAGCCGGAGCCGCTGCGCGACCGGGTCAACGTGAACGCGACTGTTCCGGCCGTCGACGCGGCCCGCGTCGCCGAAGTACTGTCGCGATTCGCCGGATGCCGCACGACCAAGGTCAAGGTCGCAGAACCGGGACAGGCCCTCTCCGACGACATCGCCCGGGTTCGCGCGGTGCGCGAAGTCATGGGACCGGAGGGGCGCATCCGCATCGATGCCAACGGTGCGTGGAACGTCGATGAGGCGGAACGCGCCGTCCACGCCCTGAACGAGTTCGACCTCGAGTACGTCGAACAGCCGTGCGCGACCGTGCCGGAGCTCGCCGAGCTGCGACAGCGGGTGAAGTACATGGGCATCCCTGTCGCCGCAGACGAGAGTGTGCGGAAGTCATCGGATCCCCTCGCCGTCGCGCGCGCCGGTGCTGCGGATCTGCTCGTGATCAAGGCGCAGCCGCTCGGCGGGGTCACGCACGCCCTGCAACTCGTCACCGCGGCGGGTCTCCCGGCCGTCGTGTCCAGCGCCCTCGACACGGCCATCGGCCTGTCGCAGGGCGTGACGCTGGCGGCGGCCCTCCCGCGACTCGACTACGACTGCGGCCTCGGCACGTCTTCGCTCTTCCTCGACGACGTCGCGGACTTCCGGGCGGAGAACGGCAGCATTCCGGTCGGGCGGGTGACTCCGGATGCTGCGGCCCTGGAGCGCCTCGCGGCATCCGCCGATCGACGCGAGTGGTGGCTGGCGCGGCTCGAGCGCTGCTACGAGGTTCTCGCGGCGCGCTGA
- a CDS encoding helix-turn-helix domain-containing protein — MTTPATRSRENTRARLLEAAAQVFAEVGLEGATVEAVCERAGFTRGAFYSNFESKDELFLMLAGSVAEVRVSAVRARVAELAVSGALADGCDPVELVQQVMDSGGDDRLGVMMMSEIRIRALRDPSFGAAYLAQEREMVSSIAEIITDIVAEGTFRLRLPAETAARMLMIVWEGMTVRGAMAGHDAAQLRHAGSEELGRLVELLLLER, encoded by the coding sequence ATGACGACACCGGCTACCCGGAGCCGCGAGAACACGCGCGCCCGTCTGTTGGAGGCTGCGGCTCAGGTCTTCGCCGAAGTCGGCCTCGAAGGAGCGACGGTCGAGGCCGTCTGCGAGCGCGCCGGTTTCACGCGCGGCGCCTTCTACTCGAACTTCGAATCCAAGGACGAGCTCTTCCTGATGCTCGCCGGCAGCGTCGCCGAGGTACGGGTGAGCGCCGTGCGGGCGCGCGTCGCCGAACTCGCGGTGAGCGGTGCGCTCGCTGATGGATGCGACCCCGTCGAGCTCGTGCAGCAGGTGATGGACTCGGGCGGCGATGATCGCCTCGGCGTGATGATGATGAGCGAGATCCGCATCCGCGCGCTCCGCGATCCCTCATTCGGTGCGGCCTACCTCGCGCAGGAGCGGGAGATGGTGTCGAGCATCGCCGAGATCATCACCGACATCGTCGCCGAAGGCACGTTCCGGCTGCGACTGCCCGCCGAGACCGCGGCCCGGATGCTCATGATCGTCTGGGAGGGGATGACGGTGCGCGGTGCGATGGCGGGACACGACGCAGCCCAGCTTCGTCATGCCGGCAGCGAGGAACTCGGCCGGCTCGTGGAGCTGCTGCTGCTGGAGAGGTGA